The following proteins are co-located in the Cuculus canorus isolate bCucCan1 chromosome 2 unlocalized genomic scaffold, bCucCan1.pri SUPER_2_unloc_1, whole genome shotgun sequence genome:
- the PLEC gene encoding plectin → LKTVEVVLRSSGDAEETLRRYEEALTAAPTVPRDLAELRDATAALQRLRAQTDGHRPLFAALAAALEASDAVDERLLRGHGERDVDLEQCRQRGRRLRQRWEAAVAQVELRLRHLEALGRHLRSYRQSCDALRRWSDDARQRQQRIHAQRIADSRSARQQLLQEKELLSECEGHKEAVDECQRFARHYIDAIKDYELQLMSFEAQVEPPASPPKKPKVQSASDSVIQEYVEVRTRYSELSALSAQRIQFIAETLRRMDDEEKAAAEQKAAEQQRLAEVEAQLAAQRQLAEAHARAKAEAEAEARELQRRMEEEASRREAAAVDAEQQKQQIEQELQELRRSSERQREARATQAEAAELSRRKVEEEIGAIRLQLRSTEAQRGAAEAELQQLRARAEEAERQKRAAQEEAERLRRQVSDESQRKRQAEEELRQKVQAEREAAREKQAALAQLEALRLQAEEAERRLRQAEAEQERQLRLAQEAAQRSAEAELQSKRLSLAEKAAQLERSLQEEQQAVAQLQEEAERRARLQREAEGGRDEAEKELERWRQKANEALRLRLRAEEVAQQKALAQEEAERQKEDAERQARKRAKAEEAALRQKEAAERQLEAQREAAEAAAQQKLWAEQELIRLKAELENGEQQRLLLEEELRRLQAQAGEAARRREELERELAQLRAEVELLQRSKARAEEESRSSSESSKQRLEAEAAKLRRLAEEAARLRALADEAQRQRQAAEDEAGRRRDEAERVLQEKLAAVSEASRLKAEAEIALKEKEAENERLRRLAEDEAFRRRQLEEQAAQHKADIEERIAQLQRASDGELQRQKAVAEEALRQRRSVEEEIGALKLGFEKAAAGKGELERELGRLRAEAEEAQRCRLQAEREAERQRAQALQEEGRRREAEERLQAVLAAEEEAARQRRAALGEVERLQAAAEEARRQKEAAEQEAERQVQAAREAAQKRLEAEERAHAAAVQEKERELQQTRQQEQSALERLRQEAEGARRAADEAEAARAKAEREARLSRQRVEEAERLRERAEEEAQAKARAQAEAEKLRREAELEAAARAQAEEAALRQKGLADAEMEKHKKFAEQTLRQKAQVEQELARLRLQLEQTDRQKALLDEELRRRKEEAAEAARQRAQGEEELLRLRAQLEELARLKARIEDENKALVLRGQDDAQKLLAEEAEKMRQVAEEVARLGLEAAEAARLRQLAEDDLAQQRAAADAMLREKLQAVQEAARLRAEAELLQKQKAQAQEQAERLRDDKEQMRRRLDRETEGFQRALEAERRRQLEMTAEAEGLKLRVAELSAAQAKAEEEAERFRLQAQEISGRLHQTEMATQEKMTLVHTLELQRHRSDEDAEKLRAAIAELQREKEKLQREAAALQQKAEEMQEAQQAQLRQEAQQLQESFVTEKEALLQKERSVEEEKAKLERLFEAEVAKAQGLRAQQERQQREMEEEKRRLQAMLDEAQRQQREAEDSVRQQRDELQRLEAQRRQTEALLEEENQKLRQRLQRLQDDYRAALAQTREIMIQTDDLPEAAAVAAMAGDAGAVPNGRDAADGPSHNGEEHAFLFEGLRQKVSAAQLAAAGVLSRESVERLAEGAVSVGELAQRDDVRRYLRGGGCIAGLLLQPAGRKVSIYEAMKAQLLSAGAAAALLEAQAASGFVVDPARNAALSVSEAVREGVVGPELHGELLAAERAVTGYTDPYTGEKISLFQAMKKELIGEERGRRLLEVQIATGGVIDPVHSHRLPLEAAYERGCLDEETHRVLTDPGAAATKGFSDPSTQERLSYAQLLQRCVTEEATGLRLLPLSESAADAAQRLLDGGTAEAEDVFKKATVTAPFGQFRGKTVTIWEVINSEYFTEEQRRDLLQQYRSGKVTVEKVIRIIITVVEESERKRQLCFAGLRAPVAADELLACGVLDRGLYEELRRGEKAVKDVAETEAVRPFLRGSDAVIAGVLVESSGEKLTFYEALRRNLLRPEVAVALLEAQAAAGFIVDPVRNELFSVDEAVKAAVVGPELHEKLLSAERAVTGYKDPYTGQTVSLFQALRKGLLPSGTALRLLSVQLATGGIVDPVHSHRLPLAAAYERGHLDPEMKEALSEPGEDTEAFYCPNSRERLSYARLQEKCRRDERTGLRLLPLSDGAIRAQREELYSDGQAQERLDRATVEVPVGGWKGRTVTVWELLRSEYFTEEQRRELLRQFQSGKVTVEKVIKIVITIVEEAEAKKQEKLTFSGLRAPVPAGELLASRVLSPAQYEQLTEGTKTVKELAETPAVRAFLHGGDCIAGVYVEATKEKLNIYEAMRRELLRPEVAVALLEAQAATGFLVDAVKNRKLYVNEAVKGGVVGPELHEKLLSAEKAVTGYKDPYSGDTVSLFQAMKKGLVAQEHGRRLLEAQLATGGIVDPVHSHRLPLAVAYERGCLDEEMHRSLSEPGAAAAAFSEPSTQEKLSYARLKERCVEDPETGLLLLPLRQAPALVETTEVYTEEETRKALEETRVDIPAGSRAGSSMSLWEILQSDLLPEEQRKRLTEEFRSGRVSKERLIIIIVEIIEKTEIIRQQNLTSYDYVRRRITAEDLYEAKIISLDVYNLLKEGAKTFRELLDVEAVWKYLYGSGCVAGIFLPASKQKLSVYQALKKGLIGAEAARSLLEAQAATGFVIDPVKNEMLTVDEAVRKGVVGPEMHDRLLSAERAVTGYRDPYSEQKISVFQAMKKELIPSEEALKLLDAQMATGGVVDPRLGFHLPLEVAFQRGLLDRETQAALSEPSEVRAYVDPSTEEKLSYAQLLKRCRKDEASGLLLLPLGDARGLTFRGLRKQITVEELLRSQVMDEATARRLQEGLTSVEEVSKNLQKFLEGTSCIAGVFVDSTKERLSVYQAMKKGIIRPGTAFELLEAQAATGYVIDPIKGLKLTVEEAVRMGIVGPEFKDKLLSAERAVTGYRDPYSGKLISLFQAMKKGLILKDHGIRLLEAQIATGGIIDPEESHRLPVEVAYKRGLFDEEMNEILLDPSDDTKGFFDPNTEENLTYLQLMERCVTDPETGLCLLPLKEKKRERKTSSKSSVRKRRVVIVDPETGKEMSVYEAYRKGLIDHQTYLELSEQECEWEEITTSSSDGVVKSMIIDRRSGRQYDIDDAIGKGLIDQSALDQYRSGALSITEFADMLSGNAGGFRSRSSSVGSSSSSAYSVGPTPARPHLSAWSDPSEETGPVAGILDTDTLEKVSITEAMRRNLVDNITGQRLLEAQACTGGIIDPGSGEKCSVADAVAKGLVDKMMVDRINLAQKAFYGFEDPRTKTKMSAAQALKKGWLYYEAGQRFLEVQYLTGGLIEPDAAGRVSLDEALQKGTIDARTAQKLRDVHTYSKYLTCPKTKLKISYKDAMERSMIEDGTGLRLLEASAHSTKGYYSPYNVSGAGSAAGSRSGSRTGSRSGSRRGSFDATASGFSMTFSSSSYSSSSFGRRYAPAVSCGREAGGERDGPRGSPLRVA, encoded by the exons GCTGAAGACCGTGGAGGTGGTGCTGCGCAGCAGCGGCGACGCCGAGGAGACGCTGCGCCGCTACGAGGAGGCGCTGACGGCCGCTCCGACGGTGCCGCGCGACCTCGCCGAGCTCCGCGACGCCACCGCCGCCCTGCAG CGCCTGCGCGCGCAGACCGACGGACACCGCCCGCTCTTCGCCGCGCTGGCGGCGGCGCTGGAGGCGTCGGACGCCGTCGACGAGCGGCTGTTGCGCGGCCACGGCGAGCGCGACGTCGACCTGGAGCAGTGCCGGCAGCGCGGGCGGCGGCTGCGGCAGCGCTGGGAGGCGGCGGTGGCGCAGGTGGAGCTGCGGCTGCGCCACCTCGAGGCGCTGGGACGGCACCTGCGCAGCTACCGCCAGAGCTGCGACGCCCTGCGGCGATGGAGCGACGACGCCCGGCAGCGCCAGCAGCGCATCCACGCCCAGCGCATCGCCGACAGCCGCAGCGCgcggcagcagctgctgcaggagaag GAACTGCTGTCGGAATGCGAAGGGCACAAAGAGGCCGTGGACGAATGTCAGCGCTTCGCCAGACACTACATCGACGCCATTAAG GACTATGAGCTGCAGCTGATGAGCTTCGAGGCGCAGGTGGAGCCGCCGGCGTCGCCGCCCAAGAAGCCGAAGGTGCAGTCGGCGTCCGACAGCGTCATCCAGGAG TACGTGGAGGTGCGGACGCGGTACAGCGAACTCAGCGCCCTCAGCGCCCAACGCATCCAATTCATCGCCGAGACGCTGCGGCGCATGGACGACGAGGAG AAAGCTGCGGCGGAGCAGAAGGCGGCGGAGCAGCAGCGCTTGGCCGAGGTGGAGGCGCAGCTGGCGGCGCAGCGGCAGTTGGCGGAGGCGCACGCCCGGGCGAAGGCGGAGGCGGAGGCGGAGGCGCGGGAGCTGCAGCGGCGCATGGAGGAGGAGGCGTcgcggcgggaggcggcggcggtggACGcggagcagcagaagcagcagatcgagcaggagctgcaggagctgcggCGCAGCTCGGAGCGGCAGCGGGAGGCGCGCGCCACGCAGGCGGAGGCGGCCGAGCTGAGCCGCaggaaggtggaggaggagatcGGCGCCATCCGCCTGCAGCTGCGCAGCACCGAGGCGCAGCGCGGCGCCGCCGAGGccgagctgcagcagctgcggGCGCGCGCCGAGGAGGCCGAGCGGCAGAAGCGCGCGGCGCAGGAGGAGGCGGAGCGGCTGCGGCGGCAGGTGAGCGACGAGAGCCAGCGGAAGCGCCAGGCCGAGGAGGAGCTGCGGCAGAAGGTGCAGGCGGAGCGCGAGGCGGCGCGCGAGAAGCAGGCGGCCCTGGCGCAGCTGGAGGCGCTGCGGCTGCAGGCGGAGGAGGCCGAGCGGCGGCTGCGGCAGGCCGAGGCCGAGCAGGAGCGGCAGCTGCGCCTGGCGCAGGAGGCGGCGCAGCGCAGCGCCGAGGCCGAGCTGCAGAGCAAGCGGCTGTCGCTGGCCGAGAAGGCGGCGCAGCTGGAGCGCtcgctgcaggaggagcagcaggccGTGgcgcagctgcaggaggaggccGAGCGGCGGGCGCGGCTGCAGCGCGAGGCCGAGGGCGGGCGGGACGAGGCCGAGAAGGAGCTGGAGCGCTGGCGGCAGAAGGCCAACGAGGCGCTGCGCCTGCGGCTGCGCGCCGAGGAGGTGGCGCAGCAGAAGGCGTTGGCGCAGGAGGAGGCCGAGCGGCAGAAGGAGGACGCCGAGCGCCAGGCCCGCAAGCGCGCCAAGGCCGAGGAGGCGGCGCTGCGGCAGAAGGAGGCGGCCGAGCGGCAGCTGGAGGCGCAGCGGGAGGcggcggaggcggcggcgcAGCAGAAGCTGTGGGCCGAGCAGGAGCTGATCCGGCTGAAGGCGGAGCTGGAGAACGGCGAGCAGCAgcggctgctgctggaggaggagctgcGGCGCCTGCAGGCGCAGGCGGGCGAGGCGGCGCGGCGGCGCGAGGAGCTGGAGCGGGAGCTGGCGCAGCTGCGCGCCGaggtggagctgctgcagcgCAGCAAAGCGCGCGCCGAGGAGGAGTCGCGCAGCAGCAGCGAGAGCTCCAAGCAGCGCCTGGAGGCCGAGGCCGCCAAGCTGCGCCGCCTGGCCGAGGAGGCCGCCCGCCTCCGCGCCCTCGCCGACGAGGCCCAACGGCAGCGGCAGGCGGCCGAGGACGAGGCCGGGCGGCGGCGCGACGAGGCCGAGCGCGTCCTGCAGGAGAAGCTGGCGGCCGTCAGCGAGGCCTCGCGGCTGAAGGCCGAGGCCGAGATCGCCCTCAAGGAGAAGGAGGCGGAGAACGAGCGGCTGCGGCGCCTGGCGGAGGACGAGGCCTTCCGGCGGcggcagctggaggagcaggcGGCGCAGCACAAGGCCGACATCGAGGAGCGCATTGCGCAGCTGCAGCGCGCCTCCGACGGCGAGCTGCAGCGCCAGAAGGCGGTGGCTGAGGAGGCGCTGCGGCAGCGGCGCAGCGTGGAGGAGGAGATCGGCGCCCTCAAGCTCGGCTTCGAGAAGGCGGCGGCGGGCAAGGGCGAGCTGGAGCGCGAGCTGGGCCGCCTGCGCGCCGAGGCCGAGGAGGCGCAGCGCTGCCGGCTGCAGGCGGAGCGCGAGGCCGAGCGGCAGCGGGCGCAGGCGCTGCAGGAGGAGGGGCGGCGGCGCGAGGCCGAGGAGCGGCTGCAGGCCGTCCTGGCCGCCGAGGAGGAGGCGGCGCGGCAGCGGCGGGCGGCGCTCGGCGAGGTGGAGCGGCTGCAGGCGGCGGCGGAGGAGGCGCGGCGGCAGAAGGAGGCGGCCGAGCAGGAGGCGGAGCGGCAGGTGCAGGCGGCGCGCGAGGCGGCGCAGAAGCGCCTGGAGGCCGAGGAGAGGGCGCACGCGGCCGCCGTGCAGGAGAAGGAGCGGGAGCTGCAGCAGACgcggcagcaggagcagagcgCGCTGGAGCGGCTGCGCCAGGAGGCCGAGGGCGCCCGGCGCGCCGCCGACGAGGCCGAGGCCGCGCGCGCCAAAGCCGAGCGGGAGGCGCGGCTGTCGCGGCAGCGCGTGGAGGAGGCCGAGCGGCTGCGGGAGCGCGCCGAGGAGGAGGCGCAGGCCAAGGCGCGGGCGCAGGCCGAGGCCGAGAAGCTGCGTCGGGAGGCGGAGCTGGAGGCGGCGGCGCGGGCGCAGGCCGAGGAGGCGGCGCTGCGGCAGAAGGGCCTCGCCGACGCCGAGATGGAGAAGCACAAGAAGTTCGCCGAGCAGACGCTGCGGCAGAAGGCGCaggtggagcaggagctggcGCGGCTGCGGCTGCAGCTCGAGCAGACCGACCGCCAGAAGGCCCTCCTGGACGAGGAGCTGCGGCGCCGCAAGGAGGAGGCGGCCGAGGCGGCGCGGCAGAGGGCGCAGGGCGAGGAGGAGCTGCTGCGCCTGCGCGCGCAGCTGGAGGAGCTCGCCCGCCTCAAGGCCCGCATCGAGGACGAGAACAAAGCGCTGGTGCTGCGCGGGCAGGACGACGCGCAGAAGCTGTTGGCCGAGGAGGCCGAGAAGATGCGGCAGGTGGCCGAGGAGGTGGCGCGCCTCGGCCTGGAGGCGGCCGAGGCGGCGCGGCTGCGGCAGCTGGCCGAGGACGACCTGGCGCAGCAGCGGGCGGCCGCCGACGCCATGCTGCGCGAGAAGCTGCAGGCGGTGCAGGAGGCGGCGCGGCTGCGGGCCGAGgcggagctgctgcagaagcagaaggcGCAGGCGCAGGAGCAGGCCGAGCGCCTGCGCGACGACAAAGAGCAGATGCGGCGACGCCTCGACCGCGAGACCGAGGGCTTCCAGCGCGCCCTCGAGGCCGAGCGGCGGCGGCAGCTGGAGATGACCGCCGAGGCCGAGGGCCTCAAGCTGCGCGTGGCCGAGCTGAGCGCCGCCCAGGCCAAGGCCGAGGAGGAGGCCGAGCGCTTCCGGCTGCAGGCGCAGGAGATCAGCGGCCGCCTGCACCAGACCGAGATGGCCACGCAGGAGAAGATGACGCTGGTGCACACCCTCGAGCTCCAGCGGCACCGCAGCGACGAGGACGCCGAGAAGCTGCGGGCGGCCATCGCCGAGCTGCAGCGCgagaaggagaagctgcagcgggaggcggcggcgctGCAGCAGAAGGCCGAGGAG ATGCAGGAGGCGCAGCAGGCGCAGCTGCGGCAGGAGgcgcagcagctgcaggagagcttCGTGACGGAGAAGGAGGCGCTGCTGCAGAAGGAGCGGTcggtggaggaggagaaggccaAGCTGGAGCGGCTCTTCGAGGCCGAGGTGGCCAAAGCGCAGGGCCTGCGGGCGCAGCAGGAGCGGCAGCAGcgggagatggaggaggagaagcggCGGCTGCAGGCCATGCTGGACGAGGCGCAGCGGCAGCAGCGCGAGGCCGAGGACAGCGTGCGGCAGCAGCGGGACGAGCTGCAGCGCCTCGAGGCGCAGCGGCGGCAGACGGAGGCcctcctggaggaggagaaccagAAGCTGCGCCAGCGGCTGCAGCGGCTGCAGGATGACTACAGAGCCGCTCTGGCGCAGACGCGGGAGATCATGATCCAAACCGACGATCTGCCCGAAGCGGCGGCGGTTGCGGCGATGGCGGGTGACGCCGGAGCGGTGCCCAACGGCCGGGACGCGGCGGACGGTCCGTCGCATAACGGCGAGGAGCACGCGTTCCTCTTCGAGGGGCTGCGGCAGAAGGTGTCTGCGGCGCAGCTCGCCGCCGCCGGCGTCCTCAGCAGGGAGAGCGTGGAGCGCTTGGCCGAGGGCGCGGTGAGCGTCGGCGAATTGGCGCAGAGGGACGATGTCCGGCGGTACCTGCGCGGCGGCGGCTGCATCGCGgggctcctgctgcagcccgCCGGCCGCAAGGTGAGCATCTACGAGGCCATGAAGGCGCAGCTGCTCAGCgccggcgccgccgccgccctccTGGAAGCGCAGGCGGCCTCGGGCTTCGTCGTCGACCCCGCGCGCAACGCCGCGCTCTCCGTCAGCGAAGCGGTGAGGGAGGGCGTGGTGGGGCCGGAGCTGCACGGCGAGCTGCTGGCGGCCGAGAGGGCCGTCACCGGCTACACCGACCCCTACACCGGCGAGAAGATCTCCCTCTTCCAAGCCATGAAGAAGGAACTCATCGGCGAGGAGCGTGGCCGCCGCCTCCTGGAGGTGCAGATCGCCACCGGCGGCGTCATCGACCCCGTCCACAGCCACCGCCTCCCCCTGGAAGCGGCCTACGAGCGCGGCTGCTTGGACGAGGAGACGCACCGGGTGTTGACGGACCCCGGCGCCGCCGCCACCAAGGGCTTCTCGGACCCCAGCACGCAGGAGAGGCTGAGCTACGCGCAGCTGCTGCAGCGCTGCGTCACCGAGGAGGCCAcggggctgcggctgctgccGCTCAGCGAGAGCGCGGCCGACGCCGCCCAACGGCTGCTCGATGGCGGCACCGCCGAAGCCGAGGACGTCTTCAAGAAGGCGACGGTGACGGCGCCCTTCGGCCAATTCCGAGGGAAGACGGTGACCATCTGGGAGGTGATCAACTCCGAGTACTTCACGGAGGAGCAGAGGCGCGACCTCCTCCAGCAGTACCGCAGCGGCAAAGTGACGGTGGAGAAGGTGATCCGCATCATCATCACGGTGGTGGAGGAGAGCGAGCGGAAGCGGCAGCTGTGCTTCGCGGGGCTGCGGGCGCCGGTGGCGGCCGACGAGCTGTTGGCCTGCGGCGTCCTCGACCGCGGCCTCTACGAGGAGCTGCGCCGCGGCGAGAAGGCGGTGAAGGACGTGGCCGAGACGGAGGCGGTGCGGCCGTTCCTGAGGGGCTCCGACGCCGTCATCGCCGGCGTCCTGGTGGAGTCGAGCGGCGAGAAGCTCACCTTCTACGAGGCCCTGAGGAGGAACCTCCTGAGGCCCGAGGTGGCCGTGGCCCTCCTGGAGGCGCAGGCGGCCGCCGGCTTCATCGTCGACCCCGTGAGGAACGAACTCTTCTCGGTGGACGAAGCGGTGAAGGCGGCGGTGGTGGGGCCGGAGCTGCACGAGAAGCTGCTGTCGGCCGAGAGGGCGGTGACGGGCTACAAGGACCCCTACACCGGGCAGACGGTGTCGCTCTTCCAGGCCCTGCGCAAGGGCCTCCTCCCCAGCGGCACCGCCCTCCGCTTGCTGAGCGTCCAATTGGCCACGGGTGGCATCGTCGACCCCGTCCACAGCCACCGCCTCCCGCTCGCCGCGGCCTACGAGCGCGGCCATTTGGACCCCGAGATGAAGGAGGCTCTGTCGGAGCCCGGGGAGGACACCGAGGCCTTCTACTGCCCCAACAGCCGCGAGCGCCTCAGCTACGCGCGGCTGCAGGAGAAGTGCCGCCGCGACGAGCGGAcggggctgcggctgctgccGCTGTCGGACGGCGCCATCCGGGCGCAGCGCGAGGAGCTCTACAGCGACGGCCAAGCCCAGGAGCGCTTGGACAGAGCCACCGTGGAGGTGCCGGTGGGCGGCTGGAAGGGGCGGACGGTGACCGTCTGGGAGCTGCTCCGCTCCGAGTACTTCACGGAGGAGCAGCGGCGCGAACTCCTGCGGCAGTTCCAGAGCGGCAAAGTCACCGTGGAGAAGGTCATCAAGATCGTCATCACCATCGTGGAGGAGGCGGAGGCCaagaagcaggagaagctgaCCTTCAGCGGGCTGCGGGCGCCGGTGCCCGCCGGCGAGCTGCTGGCCTCGCGCGTCCTCAGCCCCGCGCAGTACGAGCAGCTGACGGAGGGCACGAAGACGGTGAAGGAGCTCGCCGAGACGCCGGCGGTGAGGGCCTTCCTCCACGGCGGCGACTGCATCGCCGGCGTCTACGTGGAGGCCACCAAGGAGAAGCTGAACATCTACGAGGCCAtgaggagggagctgctgcGGCCCGAGGTGGCCGTGGCCCTCCTGGAGGCGCAGGCGGCCACCGGCTTCTTGGTGGACGCCGTGAAGAACCGCAAGCTCTACGTCAACGAAGCGGTGAAGGGCGGCGTGGTGGGGCCGGAGCTGCACGAGAAGCTGCTGTCGGCCGAGAAGGCCGTCACGGGCTACAAGGACCCCTATTCCGGCGACACCGTCTCCCTCTTCCAGGCCATGAAGAAGGGTTTGGTGGCGCAGGAGCACGGCCGCCGCCTCCTGGAGGCGCAGCTCGCCACCGGCGGCATCGTCGACCCCGTCCACAGCCACCGCCTCCCGCTCGCGGTGGCCTACGAGCGCGGCTGCTTGGACGAGGAGATGCACCGCAGCCTCTCGGAgcccggcgccgccgccgcggccTTCTCGGAGCCCAGCACGCAGGAGAAGCTGAGCTACGCGCGGCTGAAGGAGCGCTGCGTGGAGGACCCCGAGACGGGGCTCCTCCTGCTGCCGCTGCGCCAGGCGCCGGCGCTGGTGGAGACCACCGAGGTCTACACGGAGGAGGAGACGCGCAAAGCGTTGGAGGAGACGCGGGTGGACATCCCGGCGGGCAGCCGGGCCGGCTCCTCCATGTCGCTGTGGGAGATCCTGCAGTCGGATCTGCTGCCCGAGGAGCAGCGCAAGCGGCTGACGGAGGAGTTCCGCTCGGGCCGCGTCTCCAAGGAGCGcctcatcatcatcatcgtcGAGATCATCGAGAAGACCGAGATCATCCGGCAGCAGAACCTCACCTCCTACGACTACGTCCGGCGCCGCATCACGGCCGAGGACCTCTACGAGGCCAAGATCATCTCCTTGGACGTCTACAACCTCCTCAAAGAGGGCGCCAAGACCTTCCGCGAGCTCCTGGACGTGGAGGCCGTCTGGAAGTACCTCTACGGGTCGGGCTGCGTGGCCGGCATCTTCCTCCCGGCCTCCAAGCAGAAGCTGAGCGTCTACCAAGCGCTGAAGAAGGGGTTGATCGGCGCCGAGGCGGCGCGGTCCCTCCTGGAGGCCCAGGCGGCCACGGGCTTCGTCATCGACCCCGTGAAGAACGAGATGCTGACGGTGGACGAGGCGGTGAGGAAAGGCGTGGTGGGACCCGAGATGCACGACCGCCTCCTGTCGGCCGAGAGGGCGGTGACGGGGTACCGGGACCCCTACAGCGAGCAGAAGATCTCCGTCTTCCAAGCCATGAAGAAGGAGCTCATTCCCAGCGAGGAGGCCCTCAAGCTCCTGGACGCCCAGATGGCCACCGGCGGCGTGGTGGACCCGCGCTTGGGCTTCCACCTGCCCTTGGAGGTGGCCTTCCAGCGGGGCCTCCTGGACAGGGAGACGCAGGCGGCGCTGTCGGAGCCCAGCGAGGTGCGCGCCTACGTGGACCCCTCGACGGAGGAGAAGCTGAGCTACGCGCAGCTGCTGAAGCGGTGCCGCAAGGACGAGGCCAGCGGGCTCCTCCTGCTGCCGCTGGGCGACGCGCGCGGGCTGACCTTCCGCGGCCTGCGCAAGCAGATCACCGTCGAGGAGCTGCTGCGCTCGCAGGTGATGGATGAGGCCACCGCCCGACGCCTCCAGGAGGGCCTCACCTCCGTCGAGGAGGTCTCCAAGAACCTCCAGAAGTTCCTGGAGGGCACCAGCTGCATCGCCGGCGTCTTCGTGGACTCCACCAAAGAGCGGCTGTCCGTCTACCAGGCCATGAAGAAGGGCATCATCCGGCCCGGCACCGCCTTCGAGCTGCTGGAGGCGCAGGCGGCCACGGGCTACGTCATCGACCCCATCAAAGGCCTCAAGCTGACGGTGGAGGAGGCCGTGCGCATGGGCATCGTGGGGCCCGAGTTCAAGGACAAACTGCTCTCCGCCGAGAGGGCCGTCACCGGCTACCGCGACCCCTACTCCGGCAAACTCATCTCCCTCTTCCAAGCCATGAAGAAGGGGTTGATCCTCAAGGACCACGGCATCCGCCTCCTGGAGGCCCAGATCGCCACGGGCGGCATCATCGACCCCGAGGAGAGCCACCGGCTGCCGGTGGAGGTGGCCTACAAGAGGGGCCTCTTCGACGAGGAGATGAACGAGATCCTGCTGGACCCCAGCGACGACACCAAGGGCTTCTTCGACCCCAACACGGAGGAGAACCTCACCTACCTGCAGCTGATGGAGCGCTGCGTCACCGACCCGGAGACCGGGCTGTGCCTTCTGCCCCTCAAGGAGAAGAAACGCGAGAGGAAGACGTCGTCCAAGTCGTCCGTCCGCAAGCGCAGGGTGGTCATCGTCGACCCGGAGACGGGTAAGGAGATGTCGGTCTACGAGGCGTATCGCAAGGGCCTCATCGACCACCAGACCTACCTGGAGCTGTCGGAGCAGGAGTGCGAGTGGGAGGAGATCACCACCTCCTCCTCGGACGGCGTCGTCAAGTCCATGATCATCGACCGCCGCTCGGGCCGCCAGTACGACATCGACGACGCCATCGGCAAAGGCCTCATCGACCAATCGGCGCTCGACCAGTACCGCTCGGGCGCGCTCTCCATCACCGAGTTCGCCGACATGCTCTCGGGCAACGCCGGCGGCTTCCGCTCGCGCTCGTCCTCCGTgggctcctcctcctcctcggccTACAGCGTCGGCCCCACGCCCGCCCGCCCCCACCTCTCTGCCTGGAGCGACCCCAGCGAGGAGACGGGGCCGGTGGCCGGCATCCTCGACACCGACACCCTGGAGAAGGTGTCCATCACCGAAGCCATGCGCCGCAACCTGGTGGACAACATCACCGGGCAGCGGCTGCTGGAGGCGCAGGCCTGCACCGGCGGCATCATCGACCCCGGCAGCGGCGAGAAGTGCTCGGTGGCCGACGCCGTGGCCAAGGGCTTGGTGGACAAGATGATGGTGGACCGCATCAACCTGGCGCAGAAGGCCTTCTACGGCTTCGAGGACCCGCGGACCAAGACCAAGATGTCTGCGGCGCAGGCGCTGAAGAAGGGGTGGCTCTACTACGAGGCCGGGCAGCGCTTCCTGGAGGTGCAGTACCTGACGGGGGGACTGATCGAGCCCGACGCCGCCGGGCGCGTCTCCCTGGACGAGGCGCTGCAGAAGGGCACCATCGACGCCCGCACGGCCCAGAAGCTGCGCGACGTCCACACCTACTCCAAGTACCTCACCTGCCCCAAAACCAAACTCAAGATCTCCTACAAGGACGCCATGGAGCGCAGCATGATCGAGGACGGCACCGGGCTGCGCCTCCTCGAGGCCTCGGCGCACTCCACCAAAGGCTACTACAGCCCCTACAACGTCAGCGGCGCCGGATCGGCCGCCGGATCGCGCTCCGGTTCCCGCACCGGCTCCCGCTCGGGCTCGCGCCGCGGCAGCTTCGACGCCACCGCCTCCGGCTTCTCCAtgaccttctcctcctcttcgtACTCGTCCTCCAGCTTCGGGCGCCGCTACGCGCCGGCGGTGAGCTGCGGGCGGGAGGCCGGCGGCGAGCGGGACGGACCGCGCGGGTCACCGTTGCGCGTGGCCTGA